The Lewinellaceae bacterium genome has a segment encoding these proteins:
- a CDS encoding alpha/beta hydrolase → MRHIILVFVLLTSILFSSCEKESFYDGDHFFVKNDGAEMPVYIKGNIESKVFILFVHGGPGGNASLSSFLPVAKELENDYAFAYWDQRASGLSQGNPDKESFTVEQFVEDLDLVIDAINLRHNYPKIVFYGISWGGALGSAYLSTGNYQDKVAGFIDMDSGHNLLEGIPKSVVFVKDYAQEQIDNGLDVDYWTEARDWCATVPDMTIVDNYFKYDKYLDNTNAYRHDPDQVVRGPEVGAAGVMNSYLSLAIFFNGRYLAKRFNILELNLSPQMANIKIPTMVIWGRHDGVNTIEMGFDAFNSIGGPGFMDKEMVILENSAHEGYIEEQELFMSSFRRFVDGL, encoded by the coding sequence ATGAGACACATCATTTTAGTATTTGTTCTATTAACATCAATTTTATTCAGTTCTTGTGAAAAAGAGAGTTTCTACGATGGAGATCATTTCTTCGTAAAAAATGACGGGGCGGAAATGCCCGTTTACATCAAAGGAAATATCGAATCGAAAGTCTTTATCCTTTTTGTACATGGAGGACCCGGTGGAAATGCTTCGTTGTCCTCTTTTCTCCCGGTAGCAAAGGAGTTGGAGAATGACTATGCCTTTGCCTATTGGGATCAACGCGCATCGGGGCTTTCTCAGGGTAATCCCGACAAAGAATCATTTACTGTTGAGCAATTTGTAGAAGATCTTGACCTTGTAATTGATGCGATTAATTTACGGCACAATTATCCTAAAATTGTTTTTTATGGAATAAGCTGGGGCGGTGCACTGGGAAGCGCGTATTTGAGCACCGGAAATTATCAGGATAAGGTAGCTGGATTTATCGATATGGACAGTGGACACAACTTGCTTGAAGGAATTCCAAAATCAGTTGTGTTTGTTAAAGATTACGCTCAGGAACAAATAGATAATGGCTTAGATGTTGACTACTGGACGGAAGCACGCGATTGGTGTGCAACAGTTCCTGATATGACAATAGTGGACAATTATTTCAAATATGACAAATATCTGGATAATACAAATGCTTATCGTCACGACCCGGACCAGGTAGTGCGAGGACCAGAAGTTGGAGCCGCAGGCGTTATGAATTCATACCTTTCGCTGGCCATATTTTTTAACGGACGATATCTCGCAAAGCGCTTTAACATATTGGAATTGAACCTAAGTCCTCAAATGGCAAATATTAAAATACCTACCATGGTTATTTGGGGCCGACACGATGGAGTAAACACGATTGAAATGGGATTCGATGCATTTAATAGCATTGGTGGGCCGGGATTTATGGACAAAGAAATGGTGATCCTAGAAAATAGCGCTCATGAAGGATATATTGAAGAACAGGAATTATTTATGAGTTCATTCCGGCGATTTGTGGATGGACTTTAA
- a CDS encoding DUF4386 domain-containing protein, with product MIKKRTFAKITGYSLLLMAIIAGFAFGFAFPKIFNPSQPDFVQSNLAGNLQLYKLMLLAIVIVLLLDLLVSWTLYRYFKEDNKNISFASSTLRIIYTIVFGIGTFYLTKNLNHTEISKEIIINNFQLFQSIWSAGLIIFGIHLFLVGILMKLHARVPKILWYLALIAGVSYVVVHFLKLTLPQSAMVSNLEMILALPMAIGELGLAVWLIIDKKAS from the coding sequence ATGATTAAAAAGAGAACTTTTGCAAAAATTACCGGGTACTCACTTTTATTGATGGCAATAATAGCTGGATTTGCATTTGGATTTGCATTTCCTAAAATATTTAACCCGAGCCAACCTGATTTTGTCCAAAGCAACCTTGCCGGTAATTTGCAACTTTACAAATTGATGTTATTAGCTATTGTAATAGTGCTTCTTCTTGATCTATTGGTTTCCTGGACGCTTTATAGGTATTTTAAAGAGGACAATAAAAATATATCATTTGCATCATCAACCTTGAGAATCATATATACAATTGTATTTGGAATTGGGACATTTTATCTGACGAAAAATCTTAATCATACGGAAATAAGTAAGGAGATTATTATCAATAATTTTCAATTGTTCCAATCGATTTGGAGTGCCGGGTTAATCATATTTGGCATTCATCTGTTTTTAGTTGGAATTTTAATGAAACTTCATGCCCGGGTACCAAAGATTTTATGGTATTTGGCATTAATCGCTGGAGTTTCTTACGTAGTTGTCCACTTCCTGAAATTAACTCTTCCTCAATCAGCTATGGTAAGTAATTTGGAAATGATTCTCGCGCTTCCTATGGCCATTGGAGAACTTGGACTGGCTGTTTGGTTGATTATTGATAAAAAAGCGTCATGA
- a CDS encoding YrdB family protein, which yields MSSNPINLAVRFLLEIFSLAVIGVWGWKQSDSWEKYVLAIGLPVIAAVIWGTFAVANDPSRSGNAPVPVSGIVRLGIEFLFFGFATWALYNMESNQLSLVLGALVLVHYVISYDRIFWLLTK from the coding sequence ATGAGTTCAAATCCGATTAATCTGGCGGTGCGTTTTCTACTTGAAATATTCTCCTTAGCAGTAATAGGAGTCTGGGGATGGAAACAAAGTGACAGCTGGGAAAAATATGTTCTGGCTATTGGCTTACCGGTTATCGCGGCTGTGATTTGGGGAACATTTGCGGTAGCCAATGACCCCAGCCGTTCGGGCAATGCTCCCGTTCCCGTTTCAGGAATAGTAAGGCTTGGCATTGAATTTTTATTTTTTGGTTTTGCCACCTGGGCATTGTATAATATGGAATCAAATCAGCTGAGCCTGGTGCTTGGTGCCCTTGTGTTGGTACATTATGTCATTTCTTATGACCGCATATTTTGGCTGCTAACAAAATAA
- a CDS encoding beta-lactamase family protein: MTKKQIKRILRIAFIIASISSLAFVPWILVRAWILPLPDTVQEQLEEGIDHGFDGMIVYVDQAGKPPEFYAAGWHDRKNKIPAYPQALFKIASITKLYLAVATTKLVKAGRLSLDKTLAEYFPELAGRIEYSDKITLRMMVQHRSGIPNFVDHPDYWIKPPKNRQETLEYALDLPADFKPGKHYEYSNTNYMLIEDLIDKTLGYPHQQFIREEILNPLGLKNTFGSLSEVNIDNVMSGYYVGVEKDFKYEDTGLMLATAEDVGIFLRALNDGSVFNEGEQEIYSSIYVYEHTGLLPGYQSIAKYYKDIDTVVIQFNNTTNFHGYDWNLAEIVYSRIVKIVRREKSS; the protein is encoded by the coding sequence ATGACAAAGAAACAAATAAAACGAATACTCAGAATAGCATTTATTATTGCAAGCATATCCTCTTTGGCGTTCGTTCCATGGATTTTGGTAAGGGCATGGATATTACCACTTCCAGATACCGTTCAGGAGCAATTAGAGGAAGGTATCGATCACGGGTTTGATGGAATGATTGTTTATGTGGACCAAGCTGGAAAGCCACCGGAATTTTATGCTGCAGGCTGGCATGACCGAAAAAATAAAATACCTGCCTACCCGCAAGCATTATTTAAAATTGCCAGTATTACCAAGCTTTATCTGGCTGTTGCTACCACAAAATTAGTGAAAGCAGGACGTTTGTCTTTGGATAAAACACTCGCTGAATACTTTCCGGAACTAGCCGGAAGAATAGAATATTCAGACAAGATAACCTTGAGAATGATGGTGCAACATCGGAGTGGCATTCCTAATTTTGTAGACCATCCTGATTATTGGATAAAACCGCCAAAAAACAGACAAGAAACACTTGAATACGCGCTGGATTTACCTGCTGACTTTAAACCCGGAAAGCACTATGAATATTCAAATACAAATTATATGTTAATTGAGGACCTTATCGATAAAACGTTAGGTTATCCCCATCAGCAATTTATCAGGGAGGAAATTTTGAATCCACTTGGGCTAAAAAACACGTTCGGTTCGCTTAGTGAAGTGAATATAGACAATGTGATGAGTGGCTATTATGTTGGTGTTGAAAAGGATTTTAAGTATGAAGACACAGGCCTAATGTTAGCTACAGCAGAGGATGTGGGCATATTCTTGCGCGCATTAAACGATGGTTCGGTGTTCAACGAAGGGGAACAGGAAATCTATTCCTCCATTTACGTTTACGAACATACGGGTTTGCTTCCCGGCTATCAAAGTATTGCCAAATACTACAAAGACATCGACACGGTTGTTATTCAATTTAATAATACAACGAACTTTCATGGATATGACTGGAATTTGGCGGAGATAGTATATAGTCGTATTGTGAAAATAGTGAGAAGGGAAAAAAGCTCGTAA
- a CDS encoding TonB-dependent receptor produces MKWDINKMHQISLGAGLHSKVEPVSIYLAEQALDNGNTIIPNKDLDLTKATHMVLGYNWNFAKNFRLKAEVYYQYLYDVPVKPGDTTNVINVLNFSSGFTNEKLVNKGTGRNYGAELTLQKFFSNNWYLLVTASLFESKYTMTDNIERDTRFNSKYIGNFVGGKEFLVGKNKQNIIGTNIRTIWRGGYRTIPLNVDESNEQNKDVRMYDKAFEDKAPDYFRIDVGISYRINKPRWAWVLSLDIQNVTNRSNVWDQYYSPETKKIEQSYLVGLVPILNYRIEF; encoded by the coding sequence ATGAAGTGGGATATTAACAAAATGCACCAAATAAGTTTAGGCGCAGGATTGCACAGTAAAGTCGAGCCTGTTTCCATTTACCTCGCAGAACAAGCACTGGACAATGGCAACACTATTATTCCAAATAAAGATTTAGACCTTACCAAAGCTACTCACATGGTTTTAGGTTATAACTGGAACTTTGCCAAAAATTTCAGATTGAAAGCGGAAGTTTACTATCAATATTTATACGATGTTCCTGTTAAGCCTGGCGATACAACAAACGTAATAAATGTGCTGAATTTTAGCAGCGGCTTTACCAACGAAAAATTAGTAAACAAAGGTACCGGCAGGAATTATGGGGCTGAACTAACCCTTCAAAAATTCTTTTCAAATAATTGGTACCTGCTGGTAACAGCTTCTCTTTTTGAATCGAAATATACGATGACCGATAACATTGAGCGGGACACACGATTTAACAGCAAATACATTGGAAATTTTGTAGGAGGAAAGGAATTTTTGGTTGGAAAAAACAAACAAAATATTATTGGCACAAACATCAGAACAATCTGGCGAGGTGGTTACAGAACCATTCCTTTAAATGTTGATGAATCGAACGAGCAAAACAAAGATGTTCGAATGTACGATAAAGCTTTTGAAGACAAAGCACCCGATTATTTCAGAATAGATGTAGGTATCAGCTATCGGATAAATAAACCAAGATGGGCTTGGGTACTATCTCTGGATATTCAAAATGTTACAAATCGCTCAAATGTTTGGGACCAATATTATAGCCCCGAAACTAAAAAAATTGAACAAAGTTATCTGGTTGGTTTAGTCCCGATTTTAAATTACAGGATTGAGTTTTAA